In a single window of the Desulfovibrio sp. Huiquan2017 genome:
- a CDS encoding TetR/AcrR family transcriptional regulator — MKKKESILKAATFMFAHKGFTDTSGQELARLTGVAEGTIFYHFKTKEGLLLAILEQTRDEIVDQFERFFENRPFKSGLEMTEEVISFYLYLAGLMEDKFLLLHRHILYQFSESNPEFRGNLEDIYNCLVDIFEKAIVTGLEDGSISQEVQPRKSALILFTMADGLVRFKNYNLYDAGALFNELMRACRRMLQA; from the coding sequence ATGAAGAAGAAGGAATCCATCCTCAAGGCCGCCACGTTCATGTTCGCGCACAAGGGGTTCACGGACACGTCCGGGCAGGAACTCGCCCGCCTCACCGGGGTGGCCGAGGGGACCATCTTCTATCATTTCAAGACCAAAGAAGGGTTGTTGCTGGCGATCCTGGAGCAGACCAGGGATGAGATAGTGGACCAGTTCGAACGGTTCTTTGAGAACAGGCCGTTCAAGTCCGGTCTTGAGATGACGGAGGAGGTCATTTCATTCTATCTCTATCTGGCGGGCCTGATGGAAGACAAGTTCCTGCTGTTGCACCGTCACATTCTCTACCAGTTCTCCGAGTCCAACCCGGAGTTCAGGGGGAACCTTGAAGATATCTACAATTGCCTCGTGGACATCTTCGAGAAGGCCATCGTGACGGGGCTGGAGGATGGTTCCATCAGCCAGGAGGTCCAACCCAGGAAATCGGCGCTCATTCTGTTCACGATGGCTGATGGTCTGGTTCGGTTCAAAAACTACAACCTGTACGATGCGGGCGCGCTGTTCAACGAGTTGATGCGGGCGTGTCGCAGGATGTTGCAGGCGTAA